The genome window GTCATCCTCTCTCTGCTTGTTCCTCTCATAGGCCTTCACAATGCCTTTCACTCTGGCGGTAATAATACTCGATCTCTAGATCTGTTCGTTCTCTTCTCCAATTAGGGCATGAGCATAACATCAATATCAGATCCAGATTTAAGATTATATAGAAGCCGATCTGGCCCTGTGGTAGAGTTACAACGGTGTAAGCCGATCTGCCTGCATACTGATTGTTCCAAACCTGTCGGTACGGGAAttttgtgcacgggagttgtttacctatagAATGGATATGATTTCCTATTTTTGTTCATTGAATCTGCATTTCTATGTATCTGTGGAACACATGACTAGTTTTGAATCGTCTTTTTTCTCGTATTCATTCATTCGTTAGAAGGTTATGACCtaccttatttttttattccttttgcAGCATACCCGTATGATCAACCAAGTTCGACTACTGTAAGCAATTTCACTTGTTCTTTCAATTTatagttatttttgtttttctgattTGCGTATAATTTTGTTCATCCAATTATCTAGTTTTGATGTTGACTACTTTCTGCACTTATCTTTTCCTTTCGAATGATTCAAAACAGAATGTCCTTATAGACAACTCGCATGACTCTAAGGTAATCTCCTTTGTTTAGCCTTTGAGTCATTATTGTAAAGAATAGTCCCTTTTAACCTTTTGCTTCCTTACATGAGTTGATACTTTGTTTCAAGCAGGAGAAACATGAGAGCCCTGTAAATGAGACCCGTGTAAAAGAGATACTTGACAAAATACCGCCAATCCTTCCACAGGTTTGTTGTATAATCTTATTCTGAGCATGGTGTTAAGTTGTGTATTTCATGTTTATAACGGGTGCACTTGTCATTGGACATTCACATGTAAAGTATTGCTTATCCCTTTCTATTCTTTAATCTTTTGCACAATAGGGTTTGTGGAACAGGTCAAATGAACCATTAAATGAAACCATTGATACGGCTCCAAGTGGAACTAGTACAGGAAAGAAAGGTCCAGTTGAACTCTATTTTTCACAAAATGTTCTTagataattattttctttatatcATAACTTGTCTTTTATCAAATAATTTACTTGTTCTCGGAATCTTGCCTGTCAAATAATTTACAGGTAGTTCAACAGCAGATGTTGTGCAGCAACTTCCTACTGATACAAATGTATAATGCATTAACCTGTCTGCCTGAAAGATGCAATCTTAGGTTGCTGTACTTGTAAGGTCTCTAAATACATTGAATTTATGTGGCAGGATGCTAAAACTGGCACTGATCCGGCCAATGCATATGGAAGAGGTGGTGTTGATGAATATGGAAAGGGTGGTGTTgatgaaaatataaattcatgTGAGGTGAGCTTTGGGACCTATTGCCTTTGGCGTGGAAAGAACAGAGAGGAAACAAATGGAGAAATGAATGCTTCTATGGTGAAGAAATTAAAGGACCGACTTTTTGTTGCCAGGGCATACTACCCTAGCATAGCTAAACTTCCTGCTCAAAATAAGTTGTCTCGtgaattgaaacaaaacattcAAGAATTGGAGCGCGTTCTCAGTGAAAGTTCTACTGATGCTGTTCTTCAACCGGGGTAAATCTAAACAACTTTTGCATTATTTCTCCATCTTCGACAATGTGTTTTGATGATACTCTTGGCAGCAAGATAGCACAAATTGTGATTACtttcattatttatttgttagTCGTGTACATTCTGCCATACTTCttgtcttttcttcttctgagtAAAAGTTAGTGTGCTATTTTCACTTTGACCAGTCATaattcatgttcttagaattcttatcTTGCTGACAAGGCACAAACCAGCTAAACATTTCTTTGttgtatttcttctttcatttgtGTTTTGCCAACAATCTTTTGTtgtttccttcaataataataatattcttcTGTCAAATGTGCAAAATTTTGCATTTTTGGCATGCCAAGTGTGAGTACACCGGTTATGGGTATTGATGTTGGCCACTAATCGCTAAAATTGTAAAGGTTAGAACCACCTTAAGGTGGCTCATATTGGAATTTTACAGACAGAACCAAATTGGAAATTGTATGCCTGCAAGCAACTTTTGATGTTTGGAGCCACTTTTCAGTATGCCTGGAAGCagttctgttttttttcccctcccttTTGTTTGTATGGACCTCCTCGGCTAGCTTTTAGTGTTTCTGTGAATGTATGGCAAGCTGATAAAATATATTCTGATAATAAGTAGTTATTTCTTattataaatcatttttttctGCTCAAGAGAAGAACGCGCGTGCAAATATTACTAAAGGTAAAAAACTCCCGAGTGCAAAGCTCCCACAGTAGTAGGGGTCGGAGtcatgcaagatgtacgcaacCTTCCTCCCGCACAATATGCGGGGAGGCTGTTTCCGGggtttgaacctatgacctctaagTTGTATCTCTGCAACTTAACCGTTAGGTTGCATGTTCGCCTGTGTGCACATATCACTCGACCAACTAAAAACTCCTTGTAGACAATCTGCCATCACTAAACATCTGCTCAATTTATTCACTTTTTATTATGTTCTTCCATCTGTTGTTCTTTGTTTCATGCTTTCTTCCATTGGCATGCAGTGATCAAAAGTTTCCACTGTTTTTGTCCTTTGGCTTTTATTGTCTACTGTCAGAATTGATCATATTGCTCAAACTAAGTGGTATTACATATATTATCAGAATTGAGAAGAAGTTACGTAAGATGGAAGCTGCCATAGCCAGAGCTAAATCATGCCCCGTTGATTGCGGTAATGTTGATAAGAAGTTGAGACAAATACTTGACTTGACCTTAGATGAAGCAACCTTTCACATGAAGCAGAGTATTTTCCTCTACCAACTAGCAGTCCGGACCATGCCAAAGGGTCTCCATTGCCTTTCAATGAATCAAACAGTGGAATATTTTAAATCACCTTTGAAGGACATGGAACTCTCTTTAGCTGGGAAATATTCAGACCCCACTCTGCAACACTATGTTGTCTTCTCCAAGAATGTACTTGCATCATCCGTCGTAATAAACTCAACTGTTACGCATGCAAGAGTATGTTACATATATTCTAACGTGCATGTTGAATTAACTTGGCATTATCCGTGCTGATGTAAATTGACTGGCTACTCTGCAATATTTCAGGAAAGTGGGAACCTAGTCTTTCATGTGCTGACAGATCAACAGAATTACTTTGCGATGAAACTATGGTTCTTCAGAAATATGTATAAGGATGCTGCGGTTCAAGTTCTGAATATTGAACATCTTAACATGGATTCTCATGCTGAGGCAACTGACATAAAAATGTCCATGCCTAGGGAGTTTCGTGTTTCTTTTTCAAGTGTTGATAACCAACCGTCAAAAAATATTAGAACGGAATACATAACTACCTTTTCTCCTTCTCACTACCTTCTACCTGAGATATTCAAGAGTTTAGAGAAAGTTCTGGTTTTGAATGATGATGTTGTCGTCCAACAAGACTTGTCTTCCCTATGGAATCTTAACATGGGAGGAAAGGTAAATGGTGCTGTTCAATTCTGCTCTGTGAGATTGGGCCTGCTGAAGAGTTACCTGGGGGAAAACAATGCTGATGAAAATGCCTGCGTTTGGATGTCTGGACTAAATATAATTGATCTGGCCAGGTGGAGAGAGCTTGATCTTACTAAGATATACTGGAGATTTGTCCAAGAGGTAAGTGCCGTTTATTTACCAAACATTTGTCCATTATCATATGGGGGTTGATACGTTTGTCTGACAATGTGTATTTGTCTCTAAATAAAAAATAGCATACTATTCAATTGCTCTCTTGGTTTGGATGAACTGACCTAATCCCTAGTGGCAATGCCTATGCCATACTGTTACTATGGCCTCATGGCCGAAGGATTGGTCCTGTTGGACATCTTTATTATGGATTCTGCATGTTTAGTATATCTAGAGTTTCTTGATTCTTTCAGTACTCAGTAGTGCTATCAAATGTAAAATCATTAACTGTAAGCCAGAGTTTTTGTTGACTCATTTCCCTCATTTGTAATTTGGGCTGCAGGTGAAGTTACGGGAGAAATCAGTTGGAGATCATGAATTGGCTGCAAACTTGCTCACTTTTCAGGATACAGTTTATGCTCTTGATGATTGGGCTTTGTCAGGACTAGGTCATGACTTTTGGATTGATGTTCGAGACATTGAAAATGCTGCTGTGCTGCATTATAATGGGGACATGAAACCATGGCTAAATATGGGAATTCCCAAGTATAAAACATACTGGAATAAGTTTCTGAATAGAGAAGATGAATTTTTGCTTGCTTGTAATGTCAATGCATAATCATCTGAGGTTACTACATGAAGAACGCAAGGTATTAGGTCATGGCAGGTTCATAGCTGTGatgattttgatcaacatatatttcAGATTTTTTTCAGTAAATAAAGGATTGTAGATTTTTATCCTCGCCTGCTAAAGGCAGGAACGACTGATTGCCTTGGAGGTATTGACAGTTGCAAAGGCACTGAGGATCTGAAGCTTAAATTCCAGTTGGTTGAAAGAAAAGACAAGGATCGATTAGGAAGGCCTTCCTTCTCGGCATGGCCTAGCAACTGAACAAGTGCAGCAGGACACATTAAGGAATTTTGTACATGGAAAGGCACAATTGCAACCATTATTTGGGAAAGCTTCCAGTGGCCATTGATGATTTAGAGGATTCTTGGTTGAGAAAGCATAGATTGATACTCAAGTGAGTTCTTTCTAGTTTCCTTCAGTTTTTATTTTAACTGTTTTTGTAGGTCATAAGAAATGGCTaacattttttttgacaatttgtaTCATTCTAGGAGTAGTagaaatatatatgtttcatgTATCAATTAGTATGGCATTGCCCAAGTAATTGGCTAGCTCTGGTTGGGGATACTGCATGTCCATGCATCTGGCTTGAGGAAAAAAATTTGTGCCATCAATAAggattttgatggttttggaatCCAATGTTTTACCCTTCACTT of Tripterygium wilfordii isolate XIE 37 chromosome 13, ASM1340144v1, whole genome shotgun sequence contains these proteins:
- the LOC120013167 gene encoding probable galacturonosyltransferase 7 isoform X1, which produces MKVGGGGGVYSGKRRCNGLVVGVLCLVILSLLVPLIGLHNAFHSGAYPYDQPSSTTNVLIDNSHDSKEKHESPVNETRVKEILDKIPPILPQGLWNRSNEPLNETIDTAPSGTSTGKKGSSTADVVQQLPTDTNDAKTGTDPANAYGRGGVDEYGKGGVDENINSCEVSFGTYCLWRGKNREETNGEMNASMVKKLKDRLFVARAYYPSIAKLPAQNKLSRELKQNIQELERVLSESSTDAVLQPGIEKKLRKMEAAIARAKSCPVDCGNVDKKLRQILDLTLDEATFHMKQSIFLYQLAVRTMPKGLHCLSMNQTVEYFKSPLKDMELSLAGKYSDPTLQHYVVFSKNVLASSVVINSTVTHARESGNLVFHVLTDQQNYFAMKLWFFRNMYKDAAVQVLNIEHLNMDSHAEATDIKMSMPREFRVSFSSVDNQPSKNIRTEYITTFSPSHYLLPEIFKSLEKVLVLNDDVVVQQDLSSLWNLNMGGKVNGAVQFCSVRLGLLKSYLGENNADENACVWMSGLNIIDLARWRELDLTKIYWRFVQEVKLREKSVGDHELAANLLTFQDTVYALDDWALSGLGHDFWIDVRDIENAAVLHYNGDMKPWLNMGIPKYKTYWNKFLNREDEFLLACNVNA
- the LOC120013167 gene encoding probable galacturonosyltransferase 7 isoform X3, translating into MKPLIRLQVELVQERKDAKTGTDPANAYGRGGVDEYGKGGVDENINSCEVSFGTYCLWRGKNREETNGEMNASMVKKLKDRLFVARAYYPSIAKLPAQNKLSRELKQNIQELERVLSESSTDAVLQPGIEKKLRKMEAAIARAKSCPVDCGNVDKKLRQILDLTLDEATFHMKQSIFLYQLAVRTMPKGLHCLSMNQTVEYFKSPLKDMELSLAGKYSDPTLQHYVVFSKNVLASSVVINSTVTHARESGNLVFHVLTDQQNYFAMKLWFFRNMYKDAAVQVLNIEHLNMDSHAEATDIKMSMPREFRVSFSSVDNQPSKNIRTEYITTFSPSHYLLPEIFKSLEKVLVLNDDVVVQQDLSSLWNLNMGGKVNGAVQFCSVRLGLLKSYLGENNADENACVWMSGLNIIDLARWRELDLTKIYWRFVQEVKLREKSVGDHELAANLLTFQDTVYALDDWALSGLGHDFWIDVRDIENAAVLHYNGDMKPWLNMGIPKYKTYWNKFLNREDEFLLACNVNA
- the LOC120013167 gene encoding probable galacturonosyltransferase 7 isoform X2; amino-acid sequence: MSITSISDPDLRLYRSRSGPVVELQRCKPICLHTDCSKPVAYPYDQPSSTTNVLIDNSHDSKEKHESPVNETRVKEILDKIPPILPQGLWNRSNEPLNETIDTAPSGTSTGKKGSSTADVVQQLPTDTNDAKTGTDPANAYGRGGVDEYGKGGVDENINSCEVSFGTYCLWRGKNREETNGEMNASMVKKLKDRLFVARAYYPSIAKLPAQNKLSRELKQNIQELERVLSESSTDAVLQPGIEKKLRKMEAAIARAKSCPVDCGNVDKKLRQILDLTLDEATFHMKQSIFLYQLAVRTMPKGLHCLSMNQTVEYFKSPLKDMELSLAGKYSDPTLQHYVVFSKNVLASSVVINSTVTHARESGNLVFHVLTDQQNYFAMKLWFFRNMYKDAAVQVLNIEHLNMDSHAEATDIKMSMPREFRVSFSSVDNQPSKNIRTEYITTFSPSHYLLPEIFKSLEKVLVLNDDVVVQQDLSSLWNLNMGGKVNGAVQFCSVRLGLLKSYLGENNADENACVWMSGLNIIDLARWRELDLTKIYWRFVQEVKLREKSVGDHELAANLLTFQDTVYALDDWALSGLGHDFWIDVRDIENAAVLHYNGDMKPWLNMGIPKYKTYWNKFLNREDEFLLACNVNA